Proteins encoded together in one Styela clava chromosome 12, kaStyClav1.hap1.2, whole genome shotgun sequence window:
- the LOC144430535 gene encoding uncharacterized protein LOC144430535: MKILLLLLGCLAVANAALYQPSHCGYVTYNVGQFYRINYGCYSFRSYYCPAWFTTKYYSNVLKSYPGEKCTEDGFVEMTVDVFEAEVKKQLKEVADKIYLDMQQKYEDWDETATNQNTEAKKKHEDAIEEYAKQYLRITGLQEESEEMKETNKKAIENYNTKLDSLLEEAKKNYNDDMQKRYACVLEYHEKLVERSVTCFTNRLAKIAEYKEALEKRVTEYETKYKCVMEAIVKQRSEVFQKLIYRAHCSEDWNEAEVNAVLEAFKTKETQSYQTQLDEYTTKLTAAIAELVKSYACAYQCAYGGTLCFGRSQFYTNCRSIGKWWTYRITTQRSCFRFLTYKFQYRTIQYKQLKKCETDEVNITEQKFKEDLDTKAKTIIESMKKTYAEWFAQAEITNQKALESFKKIVDERHKCLITYYKANCLVKNNCITADNLTSLEEYQKSLDEQKKEAIAEYEKKLEERLSRASKAYTDMIDCHEQRINERIAKYVAQYASCLSTRKTKIENYEKCLSERFERRLKCITERLEKISQLRMEQYLKLLEFYMGKPLGNEAQALYDAYQAKTETELADIVTKIKGDWEKHLSDLKEHYACGFKCTYCVQLRELRIHYNYRCVLPTSSSYCFAYKQFCTYKSYRIVKYGGCFRYVRCV, encoded by the exons ATGAAGATTCTATTGTTACTTCTAGGCTGTTTGGCC GTTGCCAATGCCGCTTTATACCAACCAAGTCATTGCGGATATGTTACTTACAATGTTGGGCAATTTTACCGAATCAATTACGGATGTTACAGTTTCCGAAGCTACTACTGTCCTGCTTGGTTCACAACGAAATATTACTCTAATGTTCTGAAGAGCTATCCAGGAGAGAAATGCACAGAGGATGGATTCGTAG aGATGACGGTCGACGTTTTTGAAGCTGAagttaaaaaacaattgaaagaagtggccgataaaatatatcttgatatgcaacaaaaatatgaagattGGGATGAAActgcaacaaatcaaaataccgAGGCAAAGAAAAAGCACGAAGACGCTATCGAGGAATATGCAAAGCAGTATTTGAG AATTACGGGATTGCAGGAAGAGTCAGAAGAAATGAAGGAGACCAACAAGAAGgctattgaaaattataatacaaAACTAGATTCATTGTTGGAagaggcaaaaaaaaattataacgatGACATGCAGAAAAGATACGCTTGTGTGCTGGAATATCACGAAAAACTTGTCGAGAG GTCTGTTACATGCTTCACCAATCGTTTAGCTAAAATAGCAGAATACAAAGAAGCTCTCGAAAAGCGCGTGACAGAGTACGAGACAAAGTATAAATGTGTCATGGAAGCCATCGTGAAACAGAGATCTGAAGTGTTCCAAAAACTCATATACAGAGCCCATT GTTCTGAGGATTGGAACGAAGCAGAGGTTAATGCAGTTTTGGAGGCTTTCAAAACTAAAGAAACTCAATCATATCAAACACAGTTGGATGAATACACTACGAAGCTAACTGCAGCTATCGCAGAACTTGTGAAAAGCTACGCATGCGCTTATCAGTGCGCTTACGGCGGAACTCTCTGTTTTGGCAGAAGTCAATTTTACACCAAttg TCGAAGTATCGGGAAATGGTGGACGTACAGAATTACCACCCAAAGAAGTTGCTTCCGTTTCTTGACCTACAAATTCCAATACAGGACAATCCAATACAAGCAACTGAAAAAATGTGAAACCG ATGAAGTTAATATCACcgaacaaaaattcaaagaagACCTTGATACCAAAGCTAAGACAATAATTGAATCTATGAAGAAAACATATGCTGAATGGTTTGCACAAGCAGAAATAACTAATCAGAAGGCATTGGAGTCTTTCAAAAAGATTGTTGATGAGAGACACAAATGTTTAATAACGTATTATAAAGCAAATTGCTTAGTAAA AAACAATTGCATCACAGCAGACAACTTGACTTCCCTAGAAGAATATCAGAAATCATTAGACGAACAAAAGAAAGAAGCGATTGCAGAGTATGAAAAAAAGCTTGAGGAGCGCCTTTCTCGCGCTTCCAAGGCATACACTGACATGATTGATTGCCACGAGCAAAGGATCAATGAGCGAATTGCCAAATATGTTGCACAATATGCATCATGCCTATCTACCAGAAAGACAAAGATCGAAAACTACGAAAAGTGCTTATCGGAACGGTTTGAAAGAAGACTGAAATGCATTACAGAAAGATTGGAAAAG atttCCCAACTCAGAATGGAACAGTATTTGAAACTGCTTGAATTTTATATGGGCAAACCACTCGGCAACGAAGCTCAAGCATTGTACGACGCCTACCAAGCAAAAACGGAGACGGAACTCGCCGATATAGTGACCAAGATTAAAGGAGACTGGGAGAAACATCTAAGTGATCTGAAGGAGCATTACGCTTGTGGATTCAAATGCACATACTGTGTGCAACTTCGAGAACTCAGGATCCATTATAATTATCGCTGCGTGTTACCCACGTCTTCATCTTATTGCTTTGCTTACAAGCAATTCTG CACGTACAAATCCTACCGCATTGTCAAGTATGGCGGATGCTTCAGATATGTCAGATGTGTATAA
- the LOC144430527 gene encoding uncharacterized protein LOC144430527, producing MKILLLLLGCLAVANAALYQPSHCGYVTYNVGQFYRINYGCYSFRSYYCPAWFTTKYYSNVLKSYPGEKCTEDGFVEMTVDVFEAEVKKQLKEVADKIYLDMQQKYEDWDETATNQNTEAKKKHEDAIEEYAKQYLRITGLQEESEEMKETNKKAIENYNTKLDSLLEEAKKNYNDDMQKRYACVLEYHEKLVERSVTCFTTRLAKIAEYKEALEKRVTEYETKYKCVMEAIVKQRSEVFQKLIYRAHCSEDWNEAEVNAVLEAFKTKETQSYQTQLDEYTTKLTAAIAELVKSYACAYQCAYGGTLCFGRSQFYTNCRSIGKWWTYRITTQRSCFRFLTYKFQYRTIQYKQLKKCETDEVNITEQKFKEDLDTKAKTIIESMKKTYAEWFAQAEITNQKALESFKKIVDERHECLITYYKANCLVKNNCITADNLTSLEEYQKSLDEQKKEAIAEYEKKLEERLSRASKAYTDMIDCHEQRINERIAKYVAQYASCLSTRETKIENYEKCLSERFERRLKCITERLEKISQLRMEQYLKLLEFYMGKPLGNEAQALYDAYQAKTETELADIVTKIKGDWEKHLSDLKEHYACGFKCTYCVQLRELRIHYNYRCVLPTSSSYCFAYKQFCTYKSYRIVKYGGCFRYVRCV from the exons ATGAAGATTCTATTGTTACTTCTAGGCTGTTTGGCC GTTGCCAATGCCGCTTTATACCAACCAAGTCATTGCGGATATGTTACTTACAATGTTGGGCAATTTTACCGAATCAATTACGGATGTTACAGTTTCCGAAGCTACTACTGTCCTGCTTGGTTCACAACGAAATATTACTCTAATGTTCTGAAGAGCTATCCAGGAGAGAAATGCACAGAGGATGGATTCGTAG aGATGACGGTCGACGTTTTTGAAGCTGAagttaaaaaacaattgaaagaagtggccgataaaatatatcttgatatgcaacaaaaatatgaagattGGGATGAAActgcaacaaatcaaaataccgAGGCAAAGAAAAAGCACGAAGACGCTATCGAGGAATATGCAAAGCAGTATTTGAG AATTACGGGATTGCAGGAAGAGTCAGAAGAAATGAAGGAGACCAACAAGAAGgctattgaaaattataatacaaAACTAGATTCATTGTTGGAagaggcaaaaaaaaattataacgatGACATGCAGAAAAGATACGCTTGTGTGCTGGAATATCACGAAAAACTTGTCGAGAG GTCTGTTACATGCTTCACCACTCGTTTAGCTAAAATAGCAGAATACAAAGAAGCTCTCGAAAAGCGCGTGACAGAGTACGAGACAAAGTATAAATGTGTCATGGAAGCCATCGTGAAACAGAGATCTGAAGTGTTCCAAAAACTCATATACAGAGCCCATT GTTCTGAGGATTGGAACGAAGCAGAGGTTAATGCAGTTTTGGAGGCTTTCAAAACTAAAGAAACTCAATCATATCAAACACAGTTGGATGAATACACTACGAAGCTAACTGCAGCTATCGCAGAACTTGTGAAAAGCTACGCATGCGCTTATCAGTGCGCTTACGGCGGAACTCTCTGTTTTGGCAGAAGTCAATTTTACACCAAttg TCGAAGTATCGGGAAATGGTGGACGTACAGAATTACCACCCAAAGAAGTTGCTTCCGTTTCTTGACCTACAAATTCCAATACAGGACAATCCAATACAAGCAACTGAAAAAATGTGAAACCG ATGAAGTTAATATCACcgaacaaaaattcaaagaagACCTTGATACCAAAGCTAAGACAATAATTGAATCTATGAAGAAAACATATGCTGAATGGTTTGCACAAGCAGAAATAACTAATCAGAAGGCATTGGAGTCTTTCAAAAAGATTGTTGATGAGAGACACGAATGTTTAATAACGTATTATAAAGCAAATTGCTTAGTAAA AAACAATTGCATCACAGCAGATAACTTGACTTCCCTAGAAGAATATCAGAAATCATTAGACGAACAAAAGAAAGAAGCGATTGCAGAGTATGAAAAAAAGCTTGAGGAGCGCCTTTCTCGCGCTTCCAAGGCATACACTGACATGATTGATTGCCACGAGCAAAGGATCAATGAGCGAATTGCCAAATATGTTGCACAATATGCATCATGCCTATCTACCAGAGAGACAAAGATCGAAAACTACGAAAAGTGCTTATCGGAACGGTTTGAAAGAAGACTGAAATGCATTACAGAAAGATTGGAAAAG atttCCCAACTCAGAATGGAACAGTATTTGAAACTGCTTGAATTTTATATGGGCAAACCACTCGGCAACGAAGCTCAAGCATTGTACGACGCCTACCAAGCAAAAACGGAGACGGAACTCGCCGATATAGTGACCAAGATTAAAGGAGACTGGGAGAAACATCTAAGTGATCTGAAGGAGCATTACGCTTGTGGATTCAAATGCACATACTGTGTGCAACTTCGAGAACTCAGGATCCATTATAATTATCGCTGCGTGTTACCCACGTCTTCATCTTATTGCTTTGCTTACAAGCAATTCTG CACGTACAAATCCTACCGCATTGTCAAGTATGGCGGATGCTTCAGATATGTCAGATGTGTATAA
- the LOC144430513 gene encoding uncharacterized protein LOC144430513: protein MKILLLLLGCLAVANAALYQPSHCGYVTYNVGQFYRINYGCYSFRSYYCPAWFTTKYYSNVLKSYPGEKCTEDGFVEMTVDVFETEVKKQLKEVADKIYLDMQQKYEDWDETATNQNTEAKKKHEDAIEEYAKQYLRITGLQEESEEMKETNKKAIENYNTKLDSLLEEAKKNYNDDMQKRYACVLEYHEKLVERSVTCFTTRLAKIAEYKEALEKRVTEYETKYKCVMEAIVKQRSEVFQKLIYRAHCSEDWNEAEVNAVLEAFKTKETQSYQTQLDEYTTKLTAAIAELVKSYACAYQCAYGGTLCFGRSQFYTNCRSIGKWWTYRITTQRSCFRFLTYKFQYRTIQYKQLKKCETDEVNITEQKFKEDLDTKAKTIIESMKKTYAEWFAQAEITNQKALESFKKIVDERHECLITYYKANCLVKNNCITADNLTSLEEYQKSLDEQKKEAIAEYEKKLEERLSRASKAYTDMIDCHEQRINERIAKYVAQYASCLSTRKTKIENYEKCLSERFERRLKCITERLEKISQLRMEQYLKLLEFYMGKPLGNEAQALYDAYQAKTETELADIVTKIKGDWEKHLSDLKEHYACGFKCTYCVQLRELRIHYNYRCVLPTSSSYCFAYKQFCTYKSYRIVKYGGCFRYVRCV, encoded by the exons ATGAAGATTCTATTGTTACTTCTAGGCTGTTTGGCC GTTGCCAATGCCGCTTTATACCAACCAAGTCATTGCGGATATGTTACTTACAATGTCGGGCAATTTTACCGAATCAATTACGGATGTTACAGTTTCCGAAGCTACTACTGTCCTGCTTGGTTCACAACGAAATATTACTCTAATGTTCTGAAGAGCTATCCAGGAGAGAAATGCACAGAGGATGGATTCGTAG aGATGACGGTCGACGTTTTTGAAACTGAagttaaaaaacaattgaaagaagtggccgataaaatatatcttgatatgcaacaaaaatatgaagattGGGATGAAActgcaacaaatcaaaataccgAGGCAAAGAAAAAGCACGAAGACGCTATCGAGGAATATGCAAAGCAGTATTTGAG AATTACGGGATTGCAGGAAGAGTCAGAAGAAATGAAGGAGACCAACAAGAAGgctattgaaaattataatacaaAACTAGATTCATTGTTGGAagaggcaaaaaaaaattataacgatGACATGCAGAAAAGATACGCTTGTGTGCTGGAATATCACGAAAAACTTGTCGAGAG GTCTGTTACATGCTTCACCACTCGTTTAGCTAAAATAGCAGAATACAAAGAAGCTCTCGAAAAGCGCGTGACAGAGTACGAGACAAAGTATAAATGTGTCATGGAAGCCATCGTGAAACAGAGATCTGAAGTGTTCCAAAAACTCATATACAGAGCCCATT GTTCTGAGGATTGGAACGAAGCAGAGGTTAATGCAGTTTTGGAGGCTTTCAAAACTAAAGAAACTCAATCATATCAAACACAGTTGGATGAATACACTACGAAGCTAACTGCAGCTATCGCAGAACTTGTGAAAAGCTACGCATGCGCTTATCAGTGCGCTTACGGCGGAACTCTCTGTTTTGGCAGAAGTCAATTTTACACCAAttg TCGAAGTATCGGGAAATGGTGGACGTACAGAATTACCACCCAAAGAAGTTGCTTCCGTTTCTTGACCTACAAATTCCAATACAGGACAATCCAATACAAGCAACTGAAAAAATGTGAAACCG ATGAAGTTAATATCACcgaacaaaaattcaaagaagACCTTGATACCAAAGCTAAGACAATAATTGAATCTATGAAGAAAACATATGCTGAATGGTTTGCACAAGCAGAAATAACTAATCAGAAGGCATTGGAGTCTTTCAAAAAGATTGTTGATGAGAGACACGAATGTTTAATAACGTATTATAAAGCAAATTGCTTAGTAAA AAACAATTGCATCACAGCAGATAACTTGACTTCCCTAGAAGAATATCAGAAATCATTAGACGAACAAAAGAAAGAAGCGATTGCAGAGTATGAAAAAAAGCTTGAGGAGCGCCTTTCTCGCGCTTCCAAGGCATACACTGACATGATTGATTGCCACGAGCAAAGGATCAATGAGCGAATTGCCAAATATGTTGCACAATATGCATCATGCCTATCTACCAGAAAGACAAAGATCGAAAACTACGAAAAGTGCTTATCGGAACGGTTTGAAAGAAGACTGAAATGCATTACAGAAAGATTGGAAAAG atttCCCAACTCAGAATGGAACAGTATTTGAAACTGCTTGAATTTTATATGGGCAAACCACTCGGCAACGAAGCTCAAGCATTGTACGACGCCTACCAAGCAAAAACGGAGACGGAACTCGCCGATATAGTGACCAAGATTAAAGGAGACTGGGAGAAACATCTAAGTGATCTGAAGGAGCATTACGCTTGTGGATTCAAATGCACATACTGTGTGCAACTTCGAGAACTCAGGATCCATTATAATTATCGCTGCGTGTTACCCACGTCTTCATCTTATTGCTTTGCTTACAAGCAATTCTG CACGTACAAATCCTACCGCATTGTCAAGTATGGCGGATGCTTCAGATATGTCAGATGTGTATAA